In the genome of Deltaproteobacteria bacterium, one region contains:
- a CDS encoding YheU family protein, producing MQIPIDLLEQDTLRNVIENFITREGTDYGDHEVSLEAKINQVMRQLRSGTVILVFDAETESVNIVPKP from the coding sequence ATGCAGATACCTATCGACTTACTGGAACAAGACACCCTCCGCAACGTGATCGAAAACTTCATCACTCGGGAAGGTACCGATTACGGTGATCATGAAGTTTCACTTGAAGCCAAAATCAATCAAGTGATGCGCCAGTTACGATCAGGTACGGTGATACTCGTTTTTGATGCTGAAACAGAGTCCGTCAATATCGTCCCTAAACCCTGA
- a CDS encoding MarR family transcriptional regulator, which yields MQIDQIKIKASAANFNGRSFFTALIELSVDLHNLNARVQRVCGVSLVQWMVLNRILDQPGISAGSLAETTGVHPSTLTPTITRLEAAGYIYIQDRPTDLRRRMLLGSRDGVLKNNRCIAYLESIIGSICEADRLENEARGLASVAKHLIKNMV from the coding sequence ATGCAAATAGACCAAATTAAGATAAAGGCCAGTGCTGCTAACTTTAATGGACGTAGTTTTTTTACTGCTCTTATAGAGTTGAGTGTCGACCTGCATAATCTCAACGCTCGGGTACAGCGAGTGTGCGGAGTATCGTTGGTGCAATGGATGGTGCTCAATAGAATTTTAGACCAACCGGGTATTTCAGCAGGGTCGTTAGCAGAGACCACAGGAGTGCACCCAAGTACCTTAACCCCGACCATCACGAGACTAGAGGCAGCAGGGTATATTTACATTCAGGATCGACCTACGGATTTGCGACGACGTATGCTCCTCGGGAGTCGGGATGGGGTTCTTAAAAATAACCGATGCATAGCCTACTTGGAATCAATCATAGGTTCGATTTGTGAGGCTGACAGGCTTGAGAATGAAGCTAGAGGGCTCGCCTCAGTGGCTAAACATCTGATAAAAAATATGGTATAA
- the otsB gene encoding trehalose-phosphatase, with the protein MKYLLGVDGVRALEAFAMANTLVAFDYDGTLAPIVENPRDAKMGQQTRILLDEIVCMAPVAIISGRARDDLRNIIDAKVDFFIGNHGLEGLPSGSASLKNANSATQKWSEVLRSDLDFNGVWVEDKVYSLAVHYRSAEDKRFVKGEILRICSQLDPAPRIVMGKFVVNLISAGSPHKGVALLELMLKVGCRSAVYFGDDDNDEDVFRLSDESLLTVRVGNNTNSAALFYIKDQGEIDRALSIMARVMRDSGKPKRQSFDCVGILDANRPN; encoded by the coding sequence ATGAAGTATTTACTTGGAGTTGATGGCGTTCGGGCTCTTGAGGCTTTTGCAATGGCTAATACGCTAGTCGCATTTGATTATGATGGTACGCTTGCCCCTATCGTTGAAAACCCAAGAGATGCAAAAATGGGTCAGCAAACTAGAATCCTTCTCGATGAAATTGTTTGCATGGCCCCGGTTGCTATCATATCCGGGCGAGCACGAGATGATTTGCGTAATATTATCGACGCAAAAGTTGATTTTTTCATCGGTAACCACGGACTCGAAGGATTGCCGAGCGGATCAGCATCACTAAAGAACGCGAACTCGGCCACACAGAAATGGAGCGAAGTACTCAGAAGCGATTTGGATTTTAATGGCGTCTGGGTTGAGGACAAGGTGTACAGTCTGGCTGTACACTACCGTAGTGCAGAGGATAAGCGATTTGTTAAGGGTGAAATTCTGCGGATCTGTTCGCAGCTGGATCCGGCACCACGAATTGTTATGGGTAAGTTCGTGGTAAATCTAATTTCGGCTGGTTCGCCCCACAAGGGAGTTGCGCTGCTCGAGTTGATGTTGAAGGTTGGATGTCGATCCGCCGTTTATTTTGGTGACGATGATAATGATGAAGATGTTTTTAGATTAAGTGATGAAAGCCTATTGACTGTTCGAGTCGGCAACAACACAAACTCGGCTGCTCTCTTCTACATCAAGGACCAGGGTGAAATTGATCGAGCGCTATCGATCATGGCGCGCGTCATGCGTGATTCTGGCAAGCCTAAACGACAGTCTTTCGACTGTGTCGGGATTCTAGATGCAAATAGACCAAATTAA
- a CDS encoding LysR family transcriptional regulator has translation MNLKDVNWNQFYCFYEVGKSLSMSQAAKRLGVSVPTISEQIKSLESLLGLNLFIRQHRSLGLTDDGFALFEHAKTIFSAGHKMLEMMTPHQLGGQTVKVGMPETSLLVGMNFVCDYWDTFAPFGIVTTIREVLSSRLLERLICNEIDWAILLSSPEIPGIEYAEIGEFEIAFSCAKSIYKKFRDPLKILRVLPLVRTNWDLEINNAVVSRLQQAGIYSREVVNTDHREFCLNLIRRGRAIGTLSTQTIDLPQNRESIIGFHVGDPIKIKLLVAWNKAQKRSIVVKKLKELIQNNRQFTVPDPELQIKVSEVPDDWLVL, from the coding sequence ATGAACCTCAAAGATGTAAACTGGAACCAGTTTTATTGCTTTTATGAGGTTGGCAAGTCACTTTCTATGAGTCAAGCAGCGAAGCGCCTTGGCGTGTCAGTTCCAACCATTAGCGAGCAGATCAAAAGCCTGGAATCTTTACTAGGACTCAATTTGTTTATTCGCCAGCATCGATCTCTCGGTCTTACAGATGATGGTTTTGCTCTTTTTGAGCATGCAAAAACTATTTTTAGTGCTGGCCACAAAATGTTGGAGATGATGACACCACATCAACTAGGCGGCCAGACGGTCAAAGTTGGCATGCCAGAAACTAGTCTGTTGGTTGGTATGAATTTTGTCTGCGATTACTGGGATACGTTCGCCCCCTTTGGGATAGTCACCACAATCCGCGAAGTGCTTTCAAGTCGACTTTTAGAGCGACTCATTTGCAACGAAATCGACTGGGCGATTTTGCTATCCTCACCAGAGATCCCCGGCATCGAATATGCTGAAATTGGTGAGTTCGAAATCGCATTCTCCTGCGCAAAATCGATTTACAAAAAATTTCGCGATCCGCTCAAAATTCTGAGAGTGCTGCCGTTAGTACGGACCAATTGGGATTTAGAGATTAATAACGCTGTCGTTAGCCGGCTCCAGCAAGCTGGAATCTATTCGCGGGAGGTTGTAAACACCGATCATCGGGAATTTTGCTTGAATTTGATCAGACGAGGTCGCGCTATTGGTACGCTTTCAACTCAGACTATTGATCTTCCCCAAAATCGGGAAAGCATAATCGGATTCCACGTGGGAGATCCGATAAAAATCAAGTTATTAGTCGCTTGGAATAAAGCCCAAAAAAGATCTATCGTAGTTAAAAAATTGAAAGAGCTGATCCAAAATAATCGGCAATTTACTGTACCTGATCCTGAACTCCAAATTAAGGTCTCCGAAGTTCCAGATGATTGGCTTGTTTTGTGA
- a CDS encoding trehalose-6-phosphate synthase, with amino-acid sequence MKFLLRFLLPLALVLGCILVAAAPFVDRLITKWFTRDLDIRARLISNVLDEPLSVLLADSTPSSRLKIKKILTKVTQDERLLAIALCEDSGEILIQTDLFPSQLGCSGLGNSQLVAGNTYHLPNGDVHVATFETVIDDKPVNTYANVNSSSPGDTGRRIRVLLLHDLSFASRRSEDTKFYLFLLFLFMGLVTSAITILVARWSRASWVKSVRQLVGGVRNTQGRPESINENRDFLPILKDLKGLVRDLESANTGAIGPVGEWDAQALRSILTEKLSEDEILVLSNRQPYIHNRSGDKIEVQSPASGLVTALEPILKACSGVWIAHGNGTADGEVVDDQDRIAVPPGRPQYDIHRVWLTAEEEHGYYYGLANEGIWPLCHIAHTRPIFRQSDWAQYVAVNKKFAEAAIKDSKTEDPVILVQDYHFSMVPRLIRERLPRATIITFWHIPWPNAESFGICPWRQEILEGLLGSSIIGFHTQFHCNNFMESCDRYLESRVDREVDSISYRGEVTEVRPYPISIEWPPERMADVSDGAECRRTIKLKYGLKNNVKIGIGVDRLDYTKGLIERFRAVERFLELFPQWIGEFVFIQIAAPSRSNITAYHRFADDLRLVVEEINSRFGRPGYYPIILVESHHDPLDVFAHMRAADLCMVTSLHDGMNLVAKEFVAAREDEQGVLILSMFAGASRELAEALVVNPYDAELCAYALATALTMPVSEQRDRMRTLRAIVKERNVYRWAGRMLIDASRMRARNRFMGRVKEFYQGNGESIDPDRVRFARALSSIDIIGGRGVIRI; translated from the coding sequence GTGAAGTTCTTGCTCAGGTTCCTTTTGCCGCTAGCATTGGTGCTAGGTTGTATTCTCGTAGCAGCGGCTCCATTTGTAGACCGTTTGATTACTAAATGGTTTACCCGTGATCTCGATATCCGTGCCAGATTAATTTCGAATGTATTGGATGAGCCGCTGTCAGTCCTATTGGCCGACTCAACGCCCTCCAGTCGACTAAAGATAAAGAAGATCCTCACAAAAGTGACTCAAGATGAGCGCCTATTGGCAATCGCTCTCTGCGAAGATTCTGGAGAGATACTAATTCAGACTGATTTGTTTCCAAGTCAGTTGGGCTGTAGTGGGTTGGGTAATTCTCAACTGGTTGCGGGGAACACGTATCATTTGCCAAATGGCGATGTGCACGTTGCTACCTTTGAGACAGTCATTGATGATAAACCAGTTAACACCTACGCAAATGTTAATAGCTCAAGCCCAGGCGATACAGGACGGAGAATTCGCGTCCTTTTGCTCCATGATTTAAGTTTTGCCTCGCGGCGCAGTGAGGATACAAAGTTTTACTTGTTTCTTCTTTTTCTGTTCATGGGCCTAGTGACATCAGCGATTACAATATTGGTCGCTAGATGGAGTAGGGCTTCATGGGTCAAATCAGTACGCCAGTTGGTTGGTGGTGTTCGTAACACTCAAGGCAGGCCTGAGAGTATAAATGAAAATCGTGATTTTCTACCAATCCTTAAGGATTTAAAGGGTTTAGTTCGCGATCTTGAATCAGCGAACACGGGAGCAATTGGTCCCGTTGGTGAGTGGGACGCTCAAGCACTTAGAAGCATTTTGACAGAGAAATTGTCAGAGGATGAGATTCTTGTTTTATCAAATCGGCAACCGTATATCCACAACAGAAGTGGCGACAAGATAGAGGTTCAATCGCCAGCCAGCGGTCTTGTTACGGCCCTAGAACCCATTTTGAAAGCGTGTTCGGGTGTGTGGATTGCCCACGGAAACGGAACTGCCGATGGTGAGGTTGTTGACGACCAAGACCGCATAGCCGTGCCGCCGGGTCGTCCTCAGTATGATATTCACCGAGTCTGGCTAACCGCCGAGGAGGAGCATGGATATTATTACGGCCTCGCCAATGAGGGTATTTGGCCGTTGTGTCACATAGCTCATACACGCCCAATTTTTCGCCAGTCGGATTGGGCACAGTATGTAGCAGTGAATAAGAAATTTGCTGAGGCCGCAATTAAGGACTCAAAAACTGAAGATCCAGTCATTCTTGTGCAGGATTACCATTTTTCGATGGTACCTAGGCTGATCAGAGAGCGGTTACCCAGGGCGACCATTATCACGTTCTGGCATATTCCATGGCCAAATGCGGAGTCCTTTGGCATTTGTCCTTGGCGGCAGGAAATCCTTGAGGGATTACTCGGGAGTTCGATCATTGGATTTCATACACAGTTCCACTGCAATAATTTCATGGAGAGTTGTGACCGATACCTAGAGTCCCGCGTTGATCGAGAGGTTGATTCGATTTCGTATCGGGGTGAGGTGACTGAGGTGAGGCCGTATCCCATATCTATCGAGTGGCCTCCGGAGAGGATGGCAGATGTCTCCGATGGTGCGGAATGCCGAAGGACGATCAAGTTAAAGTATGGCCTGAAAAATAACGTGAAGATTGGCATTGGTGTGGATCGCTTAGACTACACCAAAGGGCTTATTGAACGTTTTCGAGCCGTAGAGCGCTTTTTGGAGCTCTTTCCGCAGTGGATTGGGGAATTTGTTTTTATTCAAATTGCGGCACCATCGCGTTCGAACATTACTGCCTATCATCGATTCGCCGATGACTTGAGGTTGGTTGTTGAGGAGATTAATAGTCGCTTCGGCAGGCCAGGCTATTATCCAATTATATTGGTAGAGTCCCATCACGATCCACTAGATGTTTTTGCCCATATGCGCGCTGCCGACCTGTGTATGGTTACAAGCCTGCATGATGGAATGAATTTAGTGGCAAAAGAGTTTGTTGCGGCACGGGAAGACGAACAAGGAGTATTGATTCTAAGCATGTTCGCTGGCGCCTCTAGAGAACTCGCTGAGGCACTGGTTGTAAATCCATACGATGCTGAATTGTGCGCCTATGCATTGGCGACAGCACTCACTATGCCTGTATCTGAGCAGCGAGATCGGATGCGCACACTGCGAGCTATCGTTAAGGAGCGAAATGTCTATCGTTGGGCGGGTCGGATGTTGATAGATGCTTCACGTATGAGAGCAAGAAATCGTTTTATGGGCCGAGTTAAGGAGTTCTATCAAGGCAACGGCGAGAGTATAGATCCAGATCGAGTCAGATTTGCACGTGCGCTTTCGAGTATCGATATTATCGGTGGCAGAGGGGTTATAAGAATATGA
- a CDS encoding transposase: MGRKKVRKSYPLEFKKKAVAMSQKEGITVGEVADELGISPQYLSKWRSELMEDGELENAEKRLDALDENRRLREEVKQLRVENEILKNAPQARCAFL; encoded by the coding sequence ATGGGACGGAAGAAGGTTAGAAAGAGCTATCCTCTAGAGTTTAAGAAGAAGGCTGTCGCCATGTCCCAGAAAGAGGGCATCACGGTAGGCGAGGTGGCGGATGAGCTTGGGATTTCCCCGCAGTATCTGTCCAAGTGGCGCTCGGAGTTGATGGAGGATGGTGAGCTGGAAAACGCAGAGAAGCGACTAGACGCCCTGGACGAGAATCGTCGCCTGCGGGAAGAAGTGAAGCAGCTCAGGGTTGAGAACGAGATATTAAAAAACGCTCCACAAGCGCGCTGCGCCTTCCTGTGA
- a CDS encoding glycoside hydrolase family 15 protein → MYNFGLIGNCQVSALVERDGTINWLCMPRLDSPPIFGRLLDTKAGYLESKPQSFDASRQAYLKNTNILVTEFDHHQKPVIKIKDFCPRFEQHGRMYRPASVFRIIEPLETGIRINVKCNPIDGWNKTQLQPLRGNSHIRYEMTTGQLRVVTNIPLTYLLSGESFLLQETAYLAILWDMPLEADLKQVSQDFCTRTEHYWRTWVKHCSIPTLFQEEVIRSALTLKLHCYEDTGAIIAATTTSLPEKRGGVRNWDYRLCWIRDAAFTLNALHQLGHFDEMERFLQFILNIVNFNDNLLPVYSIDQKIPLPEVEHRQWTGYLNSSPVRTNNAAAAQVQNDVYGELILSLAPIFLDERFHHLRSTQLDRTMHWLASKCVDVVGKKDAGLWEMRGIQLEHSFTNLMSWAGLDRWLNLATSRKINAPSTELISTANLARDRAVGRIRAAVVDGSVRNSPSDPSLDASMLLMAPLRFPDPNLTFSTLKAIAEGLQVRDGSGEADRYLLYRYRRQDDFGAPEDPFVVCSFWMAHAYALASQQQLSREIIKSTLKCATNLGLFAEHFESKTGFQLGNFPQTYSHVGLINAAFAASPGWYETL, encoded by the coding sequence ATGTATAATTTCGGTCTGATAGGCAACTGCCAGGTCTCAGCACTTGTTGAACGGGATGGCACTATCAACTGGCTTTGTATGCCCCGTCTGGATAGCCCCCCGATCTTTGGTAGGCTGCTCGATACCAAGGCTGGATACCTTGAGTCGAAGCCCCAGTCTTTTGATGCCAGTCGGCAAGCCTACTTGAAAAACACCAACATCTTGGTGACTGAATTCGATCACCATCAAAAGCCCGTAATCAAGATCAAAGACTTTTGCCCTCGATTCGAGCAGCATGGACGCATGTACAGGCCCGCTTCTGTTTTTCGAATCATCGAGCCTTTAGAGACTGGAATTCGCATCAATGTGAAATGCAACCCCATCGATGGCTGGAATAAAACTCAGCTTCAGCCACTCCGAGGCAATAGCCACATACGTTACGAAATGACGACTGGACAATTGCGAGTGGTGACCAATATTCCTTTAACTTATCTACTTTCAGGCGAGTCCTTTTTGCTCCAGGAGACCGCCTATTTAGCGATTCTATGGGATATGCCTCTGGAGGCGGATCTTAAGCAGGTTTCCCAAGACTTTTGTACGCGGACTGAGCACTACTGGCGCACCTGGGTCAAGCACTGCTCGATTCCCACGCTTTTTCAGGAAGAAGTGATCAGATCGGCTCTCACACTCAAACTTCATTGTTACGAGGACACCGGGGCTATCATTGCAGCTACGACCACAAGTTTGCCCGAAAAAAGGGGAGGCGTCCGCAATTGGGACTACAGGCTTTGCTGGATAAGAGACGCTGCATTTACATTAAATGCGCTTCATCAACTGGGTCATTTTGACGAGATGGAGCGTTTTCTCCAGTTTATTCTGAATATAGTGAACTTCAATGACAACTTGCTGCCAGTTTATTCCATCGATCAGAAGATACCGCTGCCTGAGGTGGAACACAGGCAGTGGACAGGTTATCTAAATTCAAGTCCGGTGAGAACCAACAATGCTGCCGCTGCTCAGGTTCAAAATGATGTATACGGTGAGTTGATACTTAGTTTAGCGCCAATATTTCTTGACGAGCGATTCCATCACTTACGCTCGACTCAATTGGACAGAACTATGCATTGGCTTGCCAGTAAATGCGTCGACGTTGTCGGCAAAAAAGACGCTGGTCTATGGGAAATGCGCGGTATCCAACTGGAGCATTCATTCACAAATTTAATGAGCTGGGCGGGACTAGATCGCTGGCTAAACCTGGCTACATCTCGCAAAATAAATGCGCCGTCAACAGAACTCATTTCGACCGCTAACTTGGCTCGGGATCGCGCGGTAGGCAGGATACGTGCGGCAGTAGTGGATGGAAGTGTGCGCAACAGCCCTAGTGACCCAAGCCTAGATGCGTCTATGCTTCTGATGGCACCGTTAAGGTTTCCGGATCCGAATCTCACATTTTCGACCTTAAAGGCGATTGCAGAGGGCTTGCAGGTCCGGGACGGTTCAGGTGAAGCGGACCGGTATTTACTGTACCGCTATCGGCGGCAAGATGACTTTGGCGCACCGGAGGATCCGTTTGTCGTCTGTTCTTTCTGGATGGCTCATGCATATGCTTTAGCTAGTCAGCAGCAATTGAGTCGAGAAATAATAAAATCAACGTTGAAATGCGCAACGAATCTAGGTTTATTTGCGGAACATTTCGAATCAAAGACAGGATTTCAACTAGGTAATTTCCCTCAAACCTATTCACACGTTGGTCTTATCAACGCTGCATTTGCGGCTAGCCCTGGCTGGTATGAGACGCTATGA
- the egtD gene encoding L-histidine N(alpha)-methyltransferase has protein sequence MIKVTLANLKTIDLSPQSSDFATDVLAGLEREQKSISPKYFYDRRGSEIFDQICQLDEYYVTRTEMSIIRSLSSRIDANQSPLLVVELGGASSYKFRNLLQVLPEISAYMPIDISRDALFEDAFALARDFPNIDVTAVCADYLQIESLSAFYPDHNYTPMVFFPGSTIGNLSEAEALQVINFCQKILGGRGYLLLGCDLVKPESILIPAYADKNGVTANFNKNLLHRINNELGGDFDLNKFRHVVRYNQMHSRIEMHLVSTTRQTVTVKDRMFTLAAGESIHTENSRKFTKDALQRYADACGFSIDQWWLDERKYYALALLRTGDPHWRFQMNP, from the coding sequence GTGATCAAAGTGACTCTTGCAAATTTGAAGACCATAGATCTTTCTCCCCAAAGTTCAGACTTTGCCACTGATGTGCTCGCGGGACTCGAACGAGAACAGAAGTCAATTTCTCCAAAGTATTTCTATGATCGAAGAGGATCCGAGATATTTGATCAGATTTGTCAATTGGATGAGTACTATGTCACGCGAACTGAGATGTCGATCATTAGATCACTTTCATCACGCATTGATGCCAATCAAAGCCCTTTACTAGTGGTAGAGTTGGGTGGTGCTTCCAGTTATAAGTTTCGAAATCTTTTGCAAGTTTTACCTGAGATAAGTGCATATATGCCCATCGATATCTCCCGCGATGCACTTTTTGAAGATGCTTTTGCTTTGGCAAGAGACTTTCCGAACATTGATGTTACGGCTGTATGCGCCGATTATTTGCAGATTGAGAGTCTCTCCGCGTTTTATCCAGACCACAATTACACCCCTATGGTCTTTTTTCCTGGATCGACGATTGGGAATTTATCGGAAGCGGAGGCCCTGCAAGTTATAAATTTCTGTCAAAAAATATTAGGTGGGCGTGGATACCTTTTGCTTGGTTGCGATTTGGTAAAACCTGAGTCAATTTTAATTCCGGCCTATGCTGATAAAAATGGTGTGACTGCTAATTTCAATAAAAACTTGCTCCACCGAATTAATAATGAATTGGGTGGTGATTTTGATTTAAATAAATTTAGGCATGTAGTTAGATACAATCAGATGCATTCTAGAATTGAAATGCATTTAGTGAGTACCACCCGTCAGACGGTCACGGTCAAAGATCGCATGTTCACTTTGGCTGCAGGTGAAAGCATCCATACAGAAAATTCTCGCAAGTTCACGAAAGATGCACTTCAGAGATATGCTGATGCATGTGGTTTTTCAATCGATCAATGGTGGCTCGATGAACGCAAATACTATGCTCTAGCGTTACTTCGGACTGGAGACCCACATTGGCGTTTTCAAATGAATCCCTAG